The region GTGTGCAATGACCACAATTTCGACAACAACAGCGTCAATTCAAACGGGTAGCGCGGGTAGTTCATCGTCTACCGGCAACGATACCGCTTCGCAAATCAGCCGCATTACTCAGAAGATCACCAAGCTGACGCAGCAGCTGAAAGAAATCGCTAACGGGAGCGGTTCGACGGAAGACAAGAAGAAACAGCAAGAGATGATTC is a window of Enterobacter sp. R4-368 DNA encoding:
- a CDS encoding FlxA-like family protein, translated to MTTISTTTASIQTGSAGSSSSTGNDTASQISRITQKITKLTQQLKEIANGSGSTEDKKKQQEMIQTEIQQLQAQLAQLQRKQAEEAEQKQAQQHPQTKAEGVNKPSDDHQIDIYV